Proteins co-encoded in one Corynebacterium lujinxingii genomic window:
- a CDS encoding DUF3566 domain-containing protein, whose translation MAARKVTIRSVSAGSVFKVATLLALLGFIAWMAASALVYYALERAGVVESVNSLIGGVGGDQVVDMKLAMSAAGLLGLVGVVFMSIMAPLTAILYNAVADLVGGIRYTMSNRAR comes from the coding sequence GTGGCCGCCCGCAAAGTGACGATCCGGAGTGTGAGCGCCGGGTCCGTCTTCAAGGTGGCGACGCTGCTCGCGCTGCTCGGGTTCATCGCCTGGATGGCCGCCTCCGCGCTGGTGTATTACGCACTGGAGCGCGCCGGGGTGGTTGAGTCGGTGAACTCGCTGATCGGCGGCGTGGGTGGTGACCAGGTGGTGGACATGAAACTCGCCATGTCCGCCGCGGGCCTGCTCGGGCTGGTCGGCGTGGTGTTCATGTCCATCATGGCGCCGCTGACCGCGATTTTGTACAACGCCGTCGCGGATCTTGTCGGCGGCATCCGCTACACCATGTCCAATCGGGCACGGTAG